The following proteins come from a genomic window of Pseudomonadota bacterium:
- a CDS encoding cation:proton antiporter, with protein MSGTHIIYSLFLVFTGAACLATVALYARQAVIVAYIVLGILLGPSVLGVVADSGWIKDVAAIGIMFLLYLIGLNLPPRQLGRILGEALTVCLLSSAAFLVLGFALGVAFGFSYVEALFIGAALMFSSTIIGIKLLPTTALHHRHTGQIIISVLLLQDLIAIVLLLLLQGHGQGGGVWLEVGLQLLLLPVLLGLAYLLDRFVLERLIARFDQIHEYVFLLAIGWCLGIAELGYVAGLPHEIGAFIAGVTLAQSPIALFIAESLKPVRDFFLVLFFFSLGAGLDLRLAADVLVPAVTIAVATLAVKPWVFRGLLLLAGERTELSVEIGVRLGQMSEFALLMAVLAVDAGLIGARSGDLVKVATVLSFVLSSYLIVLRYPTPIAVSDRLRRD; from the coding sequence ATGAGCGGCACCCACATCATCTACTCGCTGTTCCTCGTGTTTACGGGGGCGGCCTGCCTCGCGACCGTCGCCCTGTATGCGCGCCAGGCGGTGATCGTGGCCTATATCGTTCTCGGCATCCTGCTCGGTCCCTCGGTGCTCGGGGTGGTGGCGGATTCGGGTTGGATCAAGGACGTGGCCGCCATCGGGATCATGTTTCTCCTCTATCTCATCGGGCTCAATCTCCCGCCCCGGCAGCTCGGGCGCATCCTGGGCGAGGCGCTGACGGTGTGCCTTTTGAGCTCCGCGGCCTTCCTGGTGCTCGGCTTCGCCCTCGGCGTGGCCTTCGGTTTCAGTTACGTGGAGGCCCTGTTCATCGGGGCGGCGCTCATGTTTTCGAGCACCATCATCGGCATCAAGTTACTGCCGACCACGGCCTTGCACCACCGCCACACCGGCCAGATCATCATCAGCGTGTTGCTCCTGCAGGACCTCATCGCCATCGTCCTCTTGCTCTTGCTCCAGGGCCACGGCCAGGGCGGGGGCGTGTGGCTCGAGGTCGGGCTGCAACTCCTCCTCCTGCCGGTCCTCTTGGGTCTCGCCTATCTCCTCGATCGCTTCGTGTTGGAGCGTTTGATCGCGCGCTTCGACCAGATCCACGAATATGTATTCCTGCTCGCGATCGGCTGGTGTCTCGGCATCGCCGAGCTCGGCTATGTCGCGGGGCTGCCGCACGAGATCGGGGCCTTTATCGCCGGGGTGACCTTGGCGCAGAGCCCCATTGCCCTGTTCATCGCCGAGAGCCTGAAACCGGTGCGGGATTTTTTCCTGGTCCTGTTTTTCTTTTCGCTGGGCGCGGGCCTGGATCTCCGGCTCGCGGCCGATGTGCTCGTCCCGGCGGTCACCATCGCCGTGGCGACGCTCGCCGTGAAACCGTGGGTGTTCCGGGGTCTCTTGCTGCTCGCCGGGGAACGCACGGAGCTGTCCGTCGAGATCGGGGTGCGGCTCGGGCAGATGAGCGAGTTCGCCCTGCTCATGGCGGTGTTGGCGGTCGACGCGGGGCTCATCGGCGCCCGCTCGGGCGATCTCGTGAAGGTCGCCACGGTGCTCTCCTTTGTCCTCTCGTCCTACCTCATCGTCCTGCGCTATCCTACCCCCATCGCGGTGTCCGACCGCCTGCGCCGGGATTGA